A stretch of Anaeromyxobacter dehalogenans 2CP-1 DNA encodes these proteins:
- a CDS encoding isocitrate lyase/PEP mutase family protein gives MTSIDERRTAFRALHQQGCFVLPNPWDAGTARALERAGFRALATTSAGFAFSRGLPDGAVAGADMLAHVRELVGATSLPVNADLEDGYGATAAEVAANVRACVDARVAGLSIEDATGDPAAPLYPADEAAARLRAARGAIDAAGGGVVLTCRTEGFVVGRPDLAETIRRLVAYAEAGADCLYAPGLTTREQVAAVVKAVAPRPVNVLAGGPAFTVAELAALGVRRVSLGSALARAAWGAFLEASREIAERGTFERLGEAAGYAALNGLFRPDGGYGHAP, from the coding sequence ATGACCTCGATCGACGAGCGGCGCACCGCCTTCCGCGCGCTCCACCAGCAGGGCTGCTTCGTGCTGCCCAACCCGTGGGACGCCGGCACCGCCCGCGCGCTCGAGCGCGCCGGCTTCCGGGCGCTCGCCACCACCAGCGCCGGCTTCGCGTTCTCGCGCGGCCTGCCCGACGGCGCGGTGGCCGGCGCGGACATGCTCGCGCACGTCCGCGAGCTCGTCGGCGCCACCTCGCTGCCCGTGAACGCCGACCTGGAGGACGGATACGGCGCCACCGCGGCCGAGGTCGCGGCGAACGTGCGGGCGTGCGTGGACGCCAGGGTGGCCGGGCTCTCGATCGAGGACGCCACCGGCGATCCGGCGGCGCCGCTGTACCCGGCCGACGAGGCCGCGGCGCGCCTGCGCGCGGCGCGAGGCGCCATCGACGCGGCGGGCGGCGGGGTGGTGCTCACCTGCCGGACCGAGGGGTTCGTGGTGGGGCGGCCCGACCTCGCCGAGACCATCCGGCGGCTGGTGGCGTACGCGGAGGCGGGTGCCGACTGCCTCTACGCGCCGGGCCTCACCACGCGCGAGCAGGTCGCAGCGGTGGTGAAGGCGGTGGCGCCACGACCGGTGAACGTCCTCGCCGGCGGCCCGGCGTTCACCGTCGCCGAGCTGGCCGCGCTCGGCGTCCGCCGCGTCAGCCTCGGCTCCGCGCTGGCGCGCGCGGCGTGGGGCGCGTTCCTCGAGGCCTCGCGCGAGATCGCCGAGCGCGGCACGTTCGAGCGGCTGGGCGAGGCGGCGGGGTACGCCGCGCTGAACGGGCTGTTCCGGCCGGACGGTGGGTACGGGCACGCGCCGTGA
- a CDS encoding OsmC family protein encodes MAFEVETRSLQGCVTAVGSAGGHTVVIDRPEAAGGGGLGFNGGELLHLAVAGCVSNDLFREALAAGIRLESVRVRVRGDFAGEPAVSTGIRYDVEIAGDASEERLAELVARVDRIAEIPGTLRRGAAVQLGEANVRRSTRA; translated from the coding sequence ATGGCGTTCGAGGTGGAGACCCGTAGCCTGCAGGGGTGCGTCACGGCCGTCGGAAGCGCGGGCGGGCACACGGTCGTGATCGACCGGCCGGAGGCGGCAGGCGGGGGCGGGCTCGGATTCAACGGGGGGGAGCTGCTGCACCTCGCGGTGGCGGGGTGCGTCTCAAACGATCTGTTCCGCGAGGCGCTCGCGGCCGGGATCCGCCTGGAGTCGGTGCGGGTCCGGGTCCGGGGCGATTTCGCCGGCGAGCCGGCGGTGTCCACCGGCATCCGCTACGACGTCGAGATCGCGGGGGACGCGAGCGAGGAGCGGCTCGCGGAGCTGGTCGCGCGGGTGGATCGCATCGCGGAGATCCCGGGCACGCTGCGGCGCGGCGCCGCGGTCCAGCTCGGCGAGGCGAACGTGCGGCGCTCGACGCGCGCCTGA
- a CDS encoding ATP-binding protein, with protein sequence MGHLVGKDLYRHLGAKVDGLTVRAPWNAALFAILKELYSEAEAELVVKMPYGLAPLERIARVTGLAPDDVRRRLDTLCPRGLVMDVEVRGRAWYAPSPMAIGIFEYTMMRTAGATEGDHARWARLFHDYLEDGAFYRANFAGGQRVSLMRAVPHEGAVRPEEYVEVLDHEKAVAMVESARRLAIGICSCRHEKSHLGEQRCAAPLDTCSSFDHGADYLIAHGFAREVSRAEMLDNLARSRALGLVLNADNVRRGATFMCHCCGCCCNMLLGVTRHGYPNAVVTSSYVAASDRERCLGCGKCSKRCPVGAIPRVPDPDPRFRKHGRPQVDEARCLGCGVCTLTCNPGAMKLHHRTQRVLHPEDLFERLILQCLERGTLQNQLFDDPGSKSQAFLRALVGGFLRLPPVKQALMGDALRSRFLAAVKAAAGKRAPKELVDA encoded by the coding sequence ATGGGACACCTCGTCGGCAAGGACCTGTACCGCCACCTGGGCGCGAAGGTGGACGGGCTCACCGTCCGCGCGCCCTGGAACGCGGCGCTGTTCGCGATCCTGAAGGAGCTCTACTCCGAGGCCGAGGCCGAGCTGGTGGTGAAGATGCCGTACGGCCTCGCGCCGCTGGAGCGGATCGCGCGGGTGACCGGCCTCGCCCCCGACGACGTGCGGCGCCGGCTGGACACGCTCTGCCCGCGGGGCCTCGTGATGGACGTCGAGGTGCGGGGACGCGCCTGGTACGCGCCGTCGCCGATGGCCATCGGCATCTTCGAGTACACGATGATGCGCACCGCCGGCGCGACCGAGGGCGACCACGCGCGCTGGGCGCGGCTGTTCCACGACTACCTGGAGGACGGCGCCTTCTACCGGGCCAACTTCGCCGGCGGGCAGCGCGTGTCCCTCATGCGCGCGGTCCCGCACGAGGGCGCGGTGCGGCCCGAGGAGTACGTCGAGGTGCTGGACCACGAGAAGGCGGTCGCGATGGTGGAGTCGGCCCGCCGCCTCGCCATCGGCATCTGCTCCTGCCGGCACGAGAAGTCCCACCTCGGCGAGCAGCGGTGCGCCGCGCCGCTCGACACCTGCTCCTCGTTCGACCACGGCGCCGACTACCTCATCGCCCACGGCTTCGCCCGCGAGGTGTCGCGCGCCGAGATGCTGGACAACCTGGCCCGCTCCCGCGCGCTCGGCCTGGTCCTCAACGCCGACAACGTGCGCCGCGGCGCGACGTTCATGTGCCACTGCTGCGGCTGCTGCTGCAACATGCTGCTCGGCGTCACGCGCCACGGGTATCCGAACGCGGTGGTGACGTCGAGCTACGTCGCCGCCTCGGACCGGGAACGCTGCCTGGGCTGCGGCAAGTGCTCGAAGCGCTGCCCGGTCGGCGCCATCCCGCGCGTGCCGGATCCCGACCCGAGGTTCCGCAAGCACGGCCGGCCGCAGGTGGACGAGGCGCGCTGCCTGGGGTGCGGCGTGTGCACGCTGACGTGCAACCCGGGCGCGATGAAGCTCCACCACCGGACCCAGCGCGTGCTGCACCCCGAGGACCTGTTCGAGCGGCTCATCCTGCAGTGCCTGGAGCGCGGCACGCTGCAGAACCAGCTCTTCGACGACCCCGGCAGCAAGTCCCAGGCGTTCCTGCGGGCGCTGGTGGGCGGGTTCCTGCGGCTGCCGCCGGTGAAGCAGGCGCTCATGGGCGACGCGCTCCGCTCGCGCTTCCTCGCGGCGGTGAAGGCGGCCGCGGGGAAGCGCGCGCCGAAGGAGCTCGTGGACGCCTGA
- a CDS encoding class I SAM-dependent methyltransferase, protein MNGIASRSPTPMTPPAAPPPGLDLDAVKARQQSTWSSGDYAVIGTTLQIVGETLCEAAAVSAGERVLDVACGNGNAALAAARRFARVTGVDYVPALLERASARAAADGLAVELRGGDAEALPFDDGAFDVVLSTFGVMFTPDQARAAGELLRVCRPGGRIALASWTPDGFIGKVFQAVGRHVPPPAGLRPPAAWGTEARLHELFVPGAREIRAQRREFVFRYRSAAHWVEVFRTWYGPIHRAFAALAAEARPALERDLLALLEEADTATDGTLAVPATYLEAVITRA, encoded by the coding sequence ATGAACGGCATCGCTTCCCGCTCCCCCACCCCCATGACCCCGCCCGCCGCGCCGCCCCCGGGCCTCGACCTCGACGCCGTGAAGGCACGGCAGCAGTCCACCTGGAGCTCGGGGGACTACGCGGTGATCGGCACCACGCTGCAGATCGTCGGCGAGACGCTCTGCGAGGCGGCCGCGGTCTCGGCCGGCGAGCGCGTCCTCGACGTGGCCTGCGGCAACGGCAACGCCGCGCTCGCGGCGGCCCGCCGCTTCGCGCGCGTGACCGGGGTCGACTACGTCCCCGCGCTGCTCGAGCGGGCGAGCGCCCGCGCGGCGGCCGACGGCCTCGCGGTGGAGCTCCGCGGCGGCGACGCCGAGGCGCTGCCGTTCGACGACGGCGCGTTCGACGTGGTGCTCTCGACGTTCGGCGTGATGTTCACGCCCGACCAGGCGCGCGCCGCGGGCGAGCTGCTCCGGGTGTGCCGCCCGGGCGGCCGCATCGCGCTCGCCTCGTGGACGCCGGACGGCTTCATCGGCAAGGTGTTCCAGGCGGTGGGCCGCCACGTGCCGCCGCCCGCCGGCCTCCGACCGCCGGCCGCCTGGGGCACCGAGGCGCGCCTCCACGAGCTGTTCGTCCCCGGCGCCCGCGAGATCCGCGCGCAGCGCCGCGAGTTCGTGTTCCGCTACCGCTCGGCGGCGCACTGGGTGGAGGTGTTCCGCACCTGGTACGGCCCCATCCACCGCGCGTTCGCGGCGCTCGCCGCCGAAGCGCGGCCGGCGCTCGAGCGCGACCTGCTCGCGCTGCTCGAGGAGGCCGACACCGCCACCGACGGCACGCTCGCGGTGCCGGCCACGTACCTCGAGGCGGTGATCACCCGGGCGTAG
- a CDS encoding virulence factor family protein: MIPAALALALAAVPATLDVPGLGAVPVSAPPGAPQRAILLVSDAGGRDAALDDLARALAARGALVATVDLRAYLRSVREARCAYPAADLETLAQRLQKRAGLGAYLRPMPVGVGMGASLAWAALAEAPAGTFSGAALVGFCPSRPLPLHLCHGSGPLPEATRGGEVVPPAPHLDQPLAILEEAARPGCPAGEVQEFARQIPGATLETVPAGATAEARAEAVTARARAHELTAAAAAPPPPTPPPANAPPVSDLPVVENPVAGSGRRMAVMLTGDGGWVGLDKGLAKAMVAAGVPVAGLDSLKYFWTARTPEQTAADVARIIAHYRAKWGRDEVLLIGYSRGADIVPFLPPRMPPAERAAVKLVAMLGPESFAEFEVHVVDLFTSVRRGAATSTQKAVEALDGSVRILCVQGVEEKDSACPLIEGRPEVRRVVLPGAHHFDRDYPKLARLVLEAAP, from the coding sequence ATGATCCCTGCCGCGCTGGCGCTGGCCCTCGCCGCCGTCCCCGCCACCCTCGACGTCCCCGGCCTCGGGGCCGTGCCCGTCTCCGCGCCGCCCGGGGCGCCGCAGCGGGCGATCCTGCTGGTCTCCGACGCGGGCGGTCGCGACGCCGCGCTCGACGACCTGGCGCGCGCGCTCGCCGCGCGCGGCGCGCTGGTGGCGACGGTCGACCTCCGCGCGTACCTGCGCTCGGTGCGGGAGGCGCGCTGCGCCTACCCCGCGGCGGATCTCGAGACGCTGGCCCAGCGGCTCCAGAAGCGCGCCGGCCTCGGCGCGTACCTGCGGCCCATGCCGGTCGGCGTCGGCATGGGCGCGTCGCTCGCGTGGGCCGCGCTCGCCGAGGCGCCCGCGGGGACGTTCTCCGGCGCGGCGCTCGTCGGGTTCTGCCCGTCCCGCCCGCTGCCGCTCCACCTGTGCCACGGCTCCGGCCCGCTGCCCGAGGCGACGCGCGGCGGCGAGGTCGTCCCGCCCGCGCCGCACCTCGACCAGCCGCTCGCGATCCTGGAGGAGGCCGCGCGTCCCGGCTGCCCGGCGGGCGAGGTGCAGGAGTTCGCGCGCCAGATCCCGGGCGCGACGCTCGAGACCGTCCCCGCGGGCGCGACCGCGGAGGCGCGGGCCGAGGCGGTGACCGCCCGGGCGCGCGCGCACGAGCTCACCGCCGCGGCCGCCGCCCCGCCCCCGCCCACCCCTCCGCCGGCGAACGCGCCGCCGGTCTCGGACCTGCCGGTGGTGGAGAACCCGGTCGCCGGATCGGGCCGCCGGATGGCCGTCATGCTCACCGGCGACGGCGGCTGGGTGGGGCTCGACAAGGGGCTGGCCAAGGCGATGGTCGCGGCCGGGGTGCCGGTGGCCGGCCTCGACTCGCTCAAGTACTTCTGGACCGCCAGGACGCCGGAGCAGACCGCCGCGGACGTGGCCCGCATCATCGCGCACTACCGCGCGAAGTGGGGCCGCGACGAGGTGCTGCTCATCGGCTACTCGCGCGGCGCGGACATCGTCCCGTTCCTGCCGCCGCGCATGCCGCCCGCCGAGCGCGCCGCCGTGAAGCTGGTGGCGATGCTCGGCCCGGAGTCCTTCGCCGAGTTCGAGGTCCACGTGGTGGACCTGTTCACCTCGGTGCGCCGCGGCGCCGCCACCTCCACGCAGAAGGCGGTCGAGGCGCTGGACGGCTCGGTGCGGATCCTCTGCGTCCAGGGCGTCGAGGAGAAGGACAGCGCCTGCCCGCTGATCGAGGGCCGGCCGGAGGTCCGCCGGGTGGTGCTGCCCGGCGCGCACCACTTCGACCGCGACTACCCGAAGCTCGCCCGGCTGGTGCTCGAGGCGGCGCCGTAG
- a CDS encoding 2-dehydropantoate 2-reductase, which produces MRIAIYGAGAVGGLVAARLACAGHEVSAVARGATLDALRSRGLRLVSAGGEARVRLPASDDPAELGPQELVVVAVKAPALVHVARDIGPLLGPDTVVLTAMNGVPWWFFDRFGGRWAGTRLDSVDPGGAIAAGIPSRHVVGCVVHLACAVPEPGFVCHTAGNRLIVGEPGGEASQRLARLAATLRGAGFDVDVSRRIQADVWYKLWGNMTMNPVSAITGATCDRILDDPQVYRFCLDVMGEAARIGAAIGCPISESGEDRMAVTRKLGAFKTSMLQDVEAGRAVELDALVSAVREIGARVGEPTPRIDTLLGLARLHARVRGLYPA; this is translated from the coding sequence GTGAGGATCGCGATCTACGGCGCCGGCGCGGTGGGCGGGCTCGTGGCCGCCCGCCTGGCGTGCGCCGGGCACGAGGTGAGCGCGGTGGCGCGCGGCGCGACGCTCGACGCGCTGCGGTCGCGCGGGCTGCGGCTCGTCTCGGCCGGCGGGGAGGCGCGCGTCCGGCTCCCGGCGTCGGACGATCCCGCCGAGCTCGGGCCGCAGGAGCTGGTGGTCGTGGCGGTGAAGGCGCCCGCGCTCGTCCACGTGGCCCGGGACATCGGCCCGCTGCTCGGGCCGGACACGGTCGTGCTCACCGCCATGAACGGCGTGCCCTGGTGGTTCTTCGACCGGTTCGGCGGCCGCTGGGCCGGCACCCGGCTCGACTCGGTGGACCCCGGCGGCGCCATCGCGGCGGGCATCCCGTCGCGGCACGTGGTCGGCTGCGTGGTCCACCTCGCCTGCGCGGTGCCGGAGCCGGGGTTCGTGTGCCACACGGCCGGCAACCGCCTCATCGTGGGCGAGCCCGGCGGCGAGGCGTCGCAGCGCCTCGCGCGCCTCGCCGCGACGCTCCGCGGCGCCGGGTTCGACGTGGACGTCTCGCGGCGGATCCAGGCGGACGTCTGGTACAAGCTCTGGGGCAACATGACCATGAACCCGGTCTCGGCGATCACCGGCGCCACCTGCGACCGGATCCTCGACGATCCGCAGGTGTACCGCTTCTGCCTGGACGTCATGGGCGAGGCGGCGCGCATCGGCGCGGCCATCGGGTGCCCCATCTCCGAGAGCGGCGAGGACCGCATGGCGGTCACGCGCAAGCTGGGCGCGTTCAAGACGTCGATGCTGCAGGACGTGGAGGCGGGCCGGGCGGTGGAGCTGGACGCGCTCGTGTCGGCGGTGCGGGAGATCGGCGCGCGGGTCGGCGAGCCGACGCCGCGCATCGACACGCTGCTCGGGCTGGCCCGGCTGCACGCGCGCGTGCGCGGCCTCTACCCGGCCTGA
- a CDS encoding cytochrome C oxidase subunit IV family protein → MNVVENASSDRAHGDGAHAGPHVLPPSVLLGTAAALGVLTVLTVAVARVHLGAANVPVALAIATVKASLVALFFMHLKYEHRFHLVILVGAVLFAVLFGSFVMFDASEYRPDVRAHEQAVRAKAAEPAR, encoded by the coding sequence ATGAACGTCGTCGAGAACGCGTCCTCCGACCGCGCGCACGGGGACGGCGCGCACGCCGGGCCGCACGTGCTCCCGCCCTCGGTGCTGCTCGGCACCGCCGCGGCGCTGGGCGTCCTCACCGTGCTGACGGTGGCCGTCGCCCGCGTCCACCTCGGGGCCGCGAACGTGCCGGTGGCCCTCGCCATCGCCACCGTGAAGGCCTCGCTGGTGGCGCTGTTCTTCATGCACCTCAAGTACGAGCACCGGTTCCACCTGGTGATCCTGGTGGGCGCGGTGCTGTTCGCGGTGCTGTTCGGCAGCTTCGTCATGTTCGACGCCTCCGAGTACCGGCCGGACGTGCGCGCGCACGAGCAGGCGGTGCGGGCGAAGGCCGCCGAGCCCGCGCGCTGA
- a CDS encoding DMT family transporter, whose product MDGSPARPVPLAPGAAPAAPGGARLAALTVLTLAFFAANSLLARAALRPGLADAAAFTAIRLVSGAAALGALALASRRGRPRGGSAGSALALFAYAAAFSLAYRRIDAGPGAFLLFFAVQATMIGWSVLRGARPTRRQWTGLAVALAGLAWLTLPGAHAPDARGAALMLAAGVAWGAYTLRGRGVRDPAGATAANFALAVPLALGLVIASAGTLHLTARGAALAAASGAVASGVGYVLWYTVVPALGAARAAAVQLAVPAMVPLAAAALLGEAITPRLLAAGTAILAGVALAMAPATPRGA is encoded by the coding sequence ATGGACGGCAGCCCTGCACGCCCGGTCCCCCTCGCGCCGGGCGCGGCGCCCGCCGCCCCCGGCGGCGCGCGCCTCGCCGCGCTCACGGTCCTCACGCTCGCCTTCTTCGCGGCGAACTCGCTCCTGGCGCGTGCCGCGCTGCGCCCGGGGCTCGCCGACGCCGCGGCGTTCACCGCGATCCGGCTCGTCTCCGGCGCGGCCGCGCTCGGTGCCCTCGCGCTCGCGTCGCGCCGCGGGCGGCCGAGGGGCGGGAGCGCCGGGTCGGCGCTGGCGCTCTTCGCCTACGCCGCCGCGTTCTCGCTCGCCTACCGGCGGATCGACGCGGGCCCGGGCGCGTTCCTGCTGTTCTTCGCGGTGCAGGCCACCATGATCGGCTGGAGCGTGCTCCGCGGCGCCCGCCCGACCCGGCGGCAGTGGACGGGCCTGGCGGTGGCGCTCGCCGGCCTGGCCTGGCTCACGCTGCCGGGCGCGCACGCGCCGGACGCGCGCGGCGCGGCGCTCATGCTGGCGGCCGGCGTCGCCTGGGGCGCCTACACCTTGCGCGGGCGCGGCGTCCGGGATCCCGCCGGTGCCACCGCGGCGAACTTCGCGCTGGCGGTCCCGCTGGCGCTCGGCCTCGTGATTGCCTCGGCGGGGACCCTGCACCTGACCGCCCGGGGGGCCGCGCTCGCCGCCGCCTCCGGGGCCGTGGCCTCCGGCGTCGGCTACGTGCTCTGGTACACGGTCGTGCCGGCGCTCGGTGCCGCGCGCGCGGCGGCGGTGCAGCTCGCGGTCCCGGCGATGGTGCCGCTGGCCGCGGCCGCCCTGCTCGGCGAGGCGATCACCCCGCGGCTGCTGGCGGCCGGGACAGCCATCCTCGCCGGCGTGGCGCTGGCGATGGCGCCGGCGACGCCCCGCGGCGCGTGA
- a CDS encoding Hsp70 family protein, whose amino-acid sequence MSPRPTHYAIDFGTSNSLLAAACADRTFDPAPLDPDAPDPTVLRSIVCFPDEGGVHVGVEAIRQFVEHGGEARLLRSIKHHLGTRSFRGTVIRGRMLTAEELVAAVLRRMRERADAHYGVEVRRALLGRPVHFDGEDDAFAEARLRRAAELAGFEHVSFLPEPVAAARAFGAAAEREELALIGDFGGGTSDFTVLRVGPRALAREDVLAVGGVAVAGDALDASIMRESVARHFGAEVLYRVPFGKNVLRMPQGIVQHLCSPAHLSILQRRDVASFLADVRRWSLSDEDRRRMDQLTVMVEETLGFQVFEAIERAKRELSGATRARVEVSHPGIEVREPVTRAGFEKACRREVDAILACLDETVRRAGVAPEEVGVVCCTGGTARVPRLADEIRRRFPAARMEQFKGFHSVVEGLAREAQAVARG is encoded by the coding sequence ATGTCCCCGCGGCCCACCCACTACGCGATCGACTTCGGCACCAGCAACTCGCTGCTGGCCGCGGCCTGCGCCGATCGCACGTTCGATCCCGCGCCGCTCGACCCGGACGCGCCGGATCCGACCGTCCTGCGCAGCATCGTCTGCTTTCCGGACGAGGGGGGCGTCCACGTGGGGGTGGAGGCGATCCGGCAGTTCGTGGAGCACGGGGGCGAGGCCCGGCTCCTCCGCTCGATCAAGCACCACCTCGGCACGCGCTCGTTCCGCGGCACGGTCATCCGCGGCCGGATGCTCACCGCAGAGGAGCTGGTCGCGGCGGTGCTGCGCCGGATGCGCGAGCGCGCCGACGCGCACTACGGCGTCGAGGTACGGCGGGCGCTGCTGGGCCGCCCGGTGCACTTCGACGGCGAGGACGACGCGTTCGCGGAGGCGCGGCTGCGCCGGGCCGCGGAGCTGGCCGGCTTCGAGCACGTGAGCTTCCTGCCGGAGCCGGTGGCGGCGGCGCGCGCGTTCGGCGCGGCGGCGGAGCGCGAGGAGCTGGCGCTCATCGGCGACTTCGGCGGCGGCACCTCGGACTTCACCGTGCTCCGCGTGGGGCCGCGCGCCCTCGCCCGGGAGGACGTGCTCGCCGTGGGCGGGGTGGCGGTGGCCGGCGACGCGCTCGACGCGTCGATCATGCGCGAGAGCGTGGCGCGGCACTTCGGGGCGGAGGTCCTGTACCGGGTCCCGTTCGGCAAGAACGTGCTCCGCATGCCGCAGGGGATCGTGCAGCACCTCTGCTCGCCGGCGCACCTCTCGATCCTGCAGCGGCGCGACGTGGCGAGCTTCCTCGCCGACGTGCGCCGCTGGTCGCTCTCCGACGAGGACCGGCGGCGCATGGACCAGCTCACGGTCATGGTCGAGGAGACGCTCGGCTTCCAGGTGTTCGAGGCCATCGAGCGCGCCAAGCGCGAGCTGTCGGGCGCGACCCGCGCGCGGGTGGAGGTCTCGCACCCCGGCATCGAGGTGCGCGAGCCGGTGACCCGCGCCGGGTTCGAGAAGGCCTGCCGGCGCGAGGTGGACGCGATCCTGGCGTGCCTGGACGAGACGGTGCGCCGTGCCGGCGTCGCGCCCGAGGAGGTCGGCGTGGTCTGCTGCACGGGCGGCACCGCCCGCGTCCCGCGCCTCGCCGACGAGATCCGCCGCCGCTTCCCCGCCGCGCGCATGGAGCAGTTCAAGGGGTTCCACTCGGTGGTGGAGGGGCTCGCCCGCGAGGCGCAGGCGGTGGCGCGGGGCTGA
- a CDS encoding cytochrome c oxidase subunit 3 family protein, with product MDATAQPAAARPERGRFLAVQFEDMPAQLATGKLGIWLFLANEVLFFSALFVSYGVYRAHHPELFRYASQFLDWRMGATNTLVLISSSLAAAWSVRAAQLGNQRTLIRSLVLTVVLAATFMVVKYFEYSHKLHNGVGWGTACNPSPELLASLPAAVRALPVPEHLGTFFSLYYLMTGLHGIHVVIGIGLYVWLIVRARRGHFGPGYYGPVDAVALYWHLVDLVWIFLFPLLYLI from the coding sequence ATGGACGCGACCGCCCAGCCCGCCGCCGCCCGCCCGGAGCGCGGCCGGTTCCTGGCCGTGCAGTTCGAGGACATGCCCGCCCAGCTCGCCACCGGCAAGCTCGGGATCTGGCTGTTCCTCGCGAACGAGGTGCTGTTCTTCTCGGCGCTGTTCGTCTCGTACGGCGTCTACCGCGCCCACCACCCGGAGCTGTTCCGGTACGCCAGCCAGTTCCTCGACTGGCGCATGGGCGCGACGAACACCCTCGTGCTCATCAGCAGCAGCCTCGCCGCGGCCTGGTCGGTGCGGGCGGCGCAGCTCGGGAACCAGCGCACGCTGATCCGGTCGCTGGTGCTGACGGTGGTGCTCGCCGCCACGTTCATGGTCGTGAAGTACTTCGAGTACAGCCACAAGCTGCACAACGGGGTGGGGTGGGGGACGGCGTGCAACCCGTCGCCGGAGCTGCTCGCGAGCCTGCCCGCCGCCGTCCGCGCGCTGCCCGTCCCCGAGCACCTCGGCACCTTCTTCAGCCTCTACTACCTGATGACCGGCCTGCACGGGATCCACGTGGTCATCGGCATCGGGCTGTACGTGTGGCTGATCGTGCGCGCGCGGCGGGGCCACTTCGGCCCCGGCTACTACGGGCCGGTGGACGCGGTGGCGCTCTACTGGCACCTCGTGGACCTGGTGTGGATCTTCCTCTTCCCGCTGCTCTACCTGATCTGA
- a CDS encoding AraC family transcriptional regulator, with the protein MGADPLADVLTSVRLTGSVFFRVAGAPPWAAEAPPSRAIAAQVMPGADHVIEFHAVARGRCLAGIVGEPPVVLEAGDVVCFPHGDAHVLSSAAGLRGAAPDLAPYALARDAPRPFLVRVGAGPPDTEVLCGFFGCDARPFNPLLASLPRLLRASDREGPRRGWLSRFLEVAEAEASAPGPGGEGVLSRLAELMFLEMVRRHLEALPAGRGGWLAGLSDPHVGRALAALHARPADPWSLERLARAAGLARSSLAERFATLIGEPPMQYLARWRMQVAAGLLATTREGVASIAGQVGYASEAAFNRAFKKCVGEPPATWRRRRADRRPERRAGPAA; encoded by the coding sequence ATGGGCGCGGATCCGCTGGCCGACGTGCTGACCTCGGTTCGCCTGACCGGCTCGGTGTTCTTCCGCGTCGCGGGCGCTCCGCCCTGGGCCGCCGAGGCGCCGCCCTCCCGCGCCATCGCGGCGCAGGTGATGCCCGGCGCCGACCACGTCATCGAGTTCCACGCGGTGGCGCGCGGGCGCTGCCTCGCAGGCATCGTGGGAGAGCCGCCGGTCGTGCTCGAGGCGGGGGACGTCGTCTGCTTCCCGCACGGCGACGCGCACGTCCTGTCGAGCGCGGCCGGCCTCCGCGGCGCCGCGCCGGACCTCGCGCCGTACGCGCTGGCGCGGGACGCGCCGCGGCCGTTCCTGGTGCGGGTCGGCGCCGGGCCCCCCGACACCGAGGTGCTGTGCGGCTTCTTCGGATGCGACGCGCGCCCGTTCAACCCGCTGCTCGCCTCGCTGCCGCGCCTGCTCCGCGCCAGCGATCGGGAGGGACCGCGCCGCGGGTGGCTGTCGCGGTTCCTCGAGGTGGCGGAGGCCGAGGCGAGCGCGCCGGGACCGGGAGGCGAGGGCGTGCTGAGCCGGCTCGCGGAGCTGATGTTCCTCGAGATGGTGCGTCGGCACCTCGAGGCCCTCCCGGCGGGCCGCGGCGGCTGGCTGGCGGGCCTCTCGGATCCGCACGTGGGCCGCGCGCTCGCGGCGCTCCACGCGCGCCCGGCGGATCCGTGGTCGCTGGAGCGGCTCGCCCGCGCCGCCGGCCTGGCCCGCTCGTCCCTGGCGGAGCGGTTCGCGACGCTCATCGGCGAGCCGCCCATGCAGTACCTCGCGCGCTGGCGCATGCAGGTCGCGGCCGGGCTGCTCGCCACCACGCGCGAGGGCGTGGCGTCGATCGCGGGCCAGGTGGGCTACGCCTCGGAGGCGGCGTTCAACCGGGCGTTCAAGAAGTGCGTGGGGGAGCCGCCCGCCACCTGGCGCCGCCGCCGCGCCGACAGGAGGCCCGAACGACGCGCTGGGCCGGCCGCGTAG